One genomic segment of Roseofilum reptotaenium CS-1145 includes these proteins:
- a CDS encoding PIN domain-containing protein has product MFERAAQIHANLKRKGEPMEDADILIAATAIAQNQILVSHDSDMRRVEDLRLEDWL; this is encoded by the coding sequence ATTTTCGAGAGAGCCGCACAAATTCATGCCAACTTAAAACGGAAAGGAGAGCCAATGGAAGATGCAGATATTTTAATTGCGGCAACGGCGATCGCCCAGAATCAGATTCTGGTTTCCCATGATTCGGATATGCGGAGGGTTGAGGATTTGAGGTTGGAAGATTGGCTTTAG
- a CDS encoding nucleotidyltransferase family protein, protein MWQSNLEVSLEAIADFCQKWNIIEFCLFGSILRQDFRPDSDVDVLVTFGADEGWSLWDIITMKDELKLLFGREVDLVQKEGLKNPFRRYEILRTLQYRSKING, encoded by the coding sequence ATGTGGCAGTCTAATCTTGAGGTGTCTTTAGAGGCGATCGCCGATTTTTGTCAAAAATGGAATATTATCGAATTTTGCCTGTTTGGTTCGATTCTGCGTCAGGACTTTCGCCCAGACAGCGATGTGGATGTTTTGGTGACGTTTGGCGCGGATGAAGGATGGAGTTTATGGGATATTATCACCATGAAAGATGAACTGAAACTGCTCTTTGGGCGTGAGGTTGACTTGGTTCAGAAAGAAGGGTTAAAAAATCCCTTTCGCCGTTATGAGATTCTGCGAACTCTCCAATATCGTTCAAAAATTAATGGATGA